The genomic stretch CAAATGTCAACAACGATTCTGATGATGTTGTGGCACTAAAGGTGATGACGGTACTGCAAATCATTCCCCCCCTATAACATATTCTCTAATCAGATTGTACTTTGAAACTCAACAGATACAAAAGCCAGCTTTTGCTTGGGAATTTTACATGTATCGTCAGCTTGATCAGCGCATCTCTGGCAGAGAAGTATGCCAATATCGATTTTACCATCAACCTGCTTTTTCTATGAACATCTACTTATTCTGAGTTCTCTTGCATCTTACTATATCAGAGGTCAAGCTATGGTTTTGCTCATAGAGTTCATCTCTTCTCTGACTTTAGCATACTCGTCTGTAATTATTTAGCTCATGGGACCCTACAGGTCAGTAATTTCCTTTGATTTCCCTCATTATCTTATTCAACATCCCGTGTTACTGAAATTCAACTGAAAATTTTATGCAGGATGTCATCAACTCATATGTGGTCATAGGAAAATCCATGGAAGAAGTATTGTGCATTTATTACACAACAGAAATGTTGCATATGATTGAAACTTTGCATGATGTTGGCTTGATTCATGGTGATTTCAAGCCTGATAATCTGCTCGTTCGCTATGCTAGgtaaatttcagcttctgttaAAGTTCATGCTTGTGTCGCTCACTGTTACAAAACTCATTTTTGTACAATCACAATTCTACCAACACTTGACTCTCCCTTATATTTTACATCGATAATTTGTCTTTCACATTGTTTGTATCTTGTAATACTGCAATTATTGAAATATTTCCCATCTTAATTTATGAGGTATGAGTTCTATATTAAAAAGTAATAATGTTTTCAAACTATTATTTTACTGttattattacttttttttttgtatttaaGGATGTGGGGTTTTTAAGATCTTTTATTGAGATAAAACCTACTTGCAAATGTTTCATAGATTTTTCGTTTTGATGAGCATTTGAATGATATGTTTGATATCCAATGCATTTTCTAATAATGAAGCGCTGCATCAAGAGGCTTTGATGATTGCAATCTGTGGATGATACTCAGTTTTTCATATTATTTTGCAGTGGTAACCTCACAGAAGATGGGTTCTTAGACCGAACCGGTTCTTGGCATGATCAGGTCAGTTTTTCTCCTGAAGATAtcaaatatttttgtttttttattacTATGATGTATATACACCGTTTCTTATCATGCAGGGTCTTTGCCTTGTTGACTGGGGAAGAGGGATTGATCTTCGTCTCTTTCCAGATCACACAACATTCAAGGCAGATTGTAGAACTTCTGGTTTTCGATGCATTGAGATGCAGGAGAGTAAGCCATGGAAATTTCAGGTGAGTCACTACTACTTAAATTACACTACAAATGCAATGTCTTGATTGTCTGTCTTTAAATTTTCTTTTCTGTATCACTTGCCAACAGGTAGATGCCTATGGCCTTTGCGGTGTTGTCTATGTGATGCTGCATAATTCCTATATGCAAATTGTTAAAAAAGAATCATCTGATGGGGGCTCTCTGTATCATCCCAGACTACCGTTTAAACGGTACTAGTATATTTCTCATTTTATAGTTACACGTAGTTACTACTTCCGAATGAATCTGATATTTTGGTTGTTGAATCAAACAGTTACTGGAACGTCGAGctatggaagaatttcttctcTAAGATGCTAAATAACTATCCCTCCCATGATGATAAGAGGTTGCTGCAGGAACTGAAGAAATCCTTTGAGGACTATATGAACTCTGATCCTCAACTTATAAGGAAACTCAAGGAGTTACTAGTGAAGCAAAGGGTTTCTCTATGCTCTGCTTAGTGTTTTAAGATCATTATTCATCCACTTCTGCTTTAACCGTCTTTGCGGCTGCTGAGTGCATAACATAATTTTTTAAAAGGCTACAATACTTTAAATTGAAGCAAAAATAAATCAGCTTTATTTGCTCACTTCAGAAACAAACTAATGTTAAAAGAAGCCTCTATAGATGCTAATTTTGAGCCTCTGTAGTTTGTGTAATGGTCTCAGAATGAAACTTTTTCAATAATGTAAATTTGTAAATGCAGTGCTTTGTAATTTGTAAGCAAGTAGTATGTATGACTGTGTAAATGCCATCATTTATGTAGTGAAAATTATCTTTAGTTCTAAATTCTTCTATGTTGTGTAAATAATCTATATATGGTTCTGAATTCTTCTATGTCTAAATATTTTTAATAAGTTTTATGATACTTGATACATTCAATAACTACTTATTCtgtattttttattatttaattgaGTAAAAAAATGTTTTTACACTACATAAATTATCGCGGAAGGTTAGGGATTTTTTTTAAGTGGGATTTTTTAATCTTTTTTGGGTCAAGTGTACCTAAGATGCCAATTAACTATTGACATATAATCCTATAAATGATAATTAACCGCTCATATGCCAATAATTTGCAACATAAAGTCTTTTTAAATAATCTATAATAATATATAATGGCAAAACTATTATTTGATAGAGATTAATTACTTTACACTGTTAGAGTAAAATattttacaccgtcgattcatcaccatcatccgtttgtat from Lathyrus oleraceus cultivar Zhongwan6 chromosome 7, CAAS_Psat_ZW6_1.0, whole genome shotgun sequence encodes the following:
- the LOC127106901 gene encoding mitotic checkpoint serine/threonine-protein kinase BUB1; this encodes MGTLHHSTAFRTAVDDPILPFLRSIQIALEDFKCSTPNLSKLLKDCIDKFKDNHRYRNDPRFLKIWFLYMDASADFDSVFKGMLNSNICANDASLYVYSACFFEAKGRLCDANTIYKLGISKNAEPVKWLKKAHTLFLSRISEICNAASSQKVDHIESATLENNCINPWETSTMNDLLKKINPLITKFDGYRSSTKSYTGKVALSTLKSASRNKVIEIGGMKYHIKGCAGQGGFAQVYKANVNNDSDDVVALKIQKPAFAWEFYMYRQLDQRISGRERSSYGFAHRVHLFSDFSILVCNYLAHGTLQDVINSYVVIGKSMEEVLCIYYTTEMLHMIETLHDVGLIHGDFKPDNLLVRYASGNLTEDGFLDRTGSWHDQGLCLVDWGRGIDLRLFPDHTTFKADCRTSGFRCIEMQESKPWKFQVDAYGLCGVVYVMLHNSYMQIVKKESSDGGSLYHPRLPFKRYWNVELWKNFFSKMLNNYPSHDDKRLLQELKKSFEDYMNSDPQLIRKLKELLVKQRVSLCSA